The genomic stretch GCTGCCGCGCGGCTCGCAGATCAGCATGCGCCTGATATGGTCATGATCACGTTCCATCGTGATCATCTTCTCCATCATCGTGCGACCCGCCGGCGGCAAGACACCGCCGACGATAACGTCGCCGATCTCACCTTCGGCATGGCAGCCGACGACATGAATGCTGGTTTTGGTGCGCATTGTTGTTCCTGCGTTGATCCCTGGCGGCCACGACTATTTTGCTTGGCAAGCCATGCCGCTCGGGACAAACTGGTCAATCTGCGTGCCAGCCTCAAGGAGAATCCGAAATGACCTCTAATGTTTTTTCCGGCTGCATGCCGGCGTTGATGACACCGTGCACGCAGGATCGCCAGCCCGACTTCGATGCGCTGGTGCGCAAGGGACGCGAACTGATCGCTACCGGCATGTCGGCCGTCGTCTATTGCGGCTCGATGGGCGACTGGCCGCTGTTGACCGACGAGCAGCGCATGGAGGGCGTCGAGCGCCTGGTGAAGGCCGGCATACCGGTGATCGTGGGAACCGGCGCGGTCAACACCGCCAAGGCCGTGGCCCATGCGGCGCACGCCCAGAAGGTCGGCGCCCGGGGCCTGATGGTGATCCCGCGTGTTCTATCGCGCGGCCCCTCGGTGACGGCGCAGCGCAACCATTTCAAGGCGATTCTGGCGGCGGCGCCCGACCTGCCGGCAGTTATCTACAACAGCCCCTATTACGGCTTTGCCACACGCGCCGAGCTGTTCTTCGCCCTGCGCGCTGAACATCCGAACCTGGTCGGCTTCAAGGAGTTCGGCGGCCCGCCGGATCTGCGCTACGCGGCGGAAAACATCACCAGCCGCGACGATGAGGTGGCCCTGATGATCGGTGTCGATACCGCCGTCTTCCACGGCTTCGTCAATTGCGGCGCGTCCGGCGCCATCACCGGCATCGGTAACGTCCTGCCCAAGGAGGTGCTGCACCTTGTGGGCTTGAGCCAGGCGGCAGCCAAGGGTGACGTCGAGGCCCGCCAGAGCGCGCTGGAACTGGACGCCGCGCTCGCCGTCCTGTCCTCTTTCGACGAAGGTCCCGACCTGGTGATCTATTTCAAGCATATGATGGTGCTGAAGGGAGCCCCCGAATATGAGTTGCACTTCAACGAGACGGACGCACTGACCGACAGCCAGCGCGGTTATGCCGAGGCGCAGCTCAAACTGTTCGACAGCTGGTATGCCCAGTGGTCGAGGCAACCGGGCGTGATTGCCAGATATGCAGCCTGACCCGGCAAGTGCGACAAGGCGGCCATGGTACGGCCGCCGGTCGCATTGCGGTGCCGAGCAGCAGTAATCAGATTCAGTGCCTGACCATCCCGGCGTCGACATTCAGTGTCTGGCCGGTGATCCAGCGCGCATCTTCGGAGGCCAGGAACGATACGACATCGGCGATGTGTTCGGGCTGGCCCTTGCCCTTCATCGCCTGCAGCATCTCGACGAAGCCGAACGCCTCGTTGTGCGGGCTCGCCTTGACGCCGTCGCTCTCGATCAGGCCGGGCGTCACCGCATTGGCGGTGATGTTGTATTTGCCGAGCTCAGTCGCGAGCGCCCGGGTGAAGCCGATGACGCCACCCTTGGCCGCGACATAGGCTGCCATGTTCGGCGTGCCGGCAAAGAAGGTGTTGGAGGCGATGCTGATCACCCGTCCAGCCTTGCCTGCCGCCCGCATCTGGTCGGTGCCGGCGCGGGTGACAATGAAGGTCCCTGTCAGATTGACGTCGATGATCTTGCGCCAATGGTCGAGGTCGACATCGTCCCAGGCGATGAACGGCACGATGCTGGCATTGTTGACCAGAATATCGACGCCCCCGGTCAACCCCTGGATTTCAGCGAAGAGCGCCTTGACCGATGCCGGATCGGAAATATCGGCGGCGATCGCCCTCGCCCTTCCGCCTATCGCCGCGGCCGCCGCCTTGGCGCCTTCGGCGTTGATGTCGCTGACGATGACGGTCGCCCCGTCGGCGGCAAGCCGTGCGGCGATCGCCTTGCCAATACCCTGCGCGGCACCCGTGACCAGGGCCGTCTTTCCCGCAAGTCTTTCAGTCATGAAAATACTCCCTTAATCCGTGATTCAATGGTGTCTGTTCAGGCGTCGGCGTCGATAACGGCCAACGCCGCCTCGATGCCTTTTCCGATCGCCAGTTTCTGGCCGGCCGCGTTCATGGCGCCGCCAAGTGCCGTCAGCGCGGCGATCGCATAGATCGGCTGGGCGGTCGGTCCCATATGGCCGATGCGCGTCAGCTTCCCCAATGTTTCGCCGCGGCCCGACGAAAACACCACGCCGTAGCGGGCGCGCGCGGCCTGGCGAAGCGCCTTCTCGTCGACACCTTCGGGGGTGCGAACGGCGGTCGTGGTTGGCGAGGCGATGCT from Mesorhizobium sp. NZP2077 encodes the following:
- a CDS encoding dihydrodipicolinate synthase family protein codes for the protein MTSNVFSGCMPALMTPCTQDRQPDFDALVRKGRELIATGMSAVVYCGSMGDWPLLTDEQRMEGVERLVKAGIPVIVGTGAVNTAKAVAHAAHAQKVGARGLMVIPRVLSRGPSVTAQRNHFKAILAAAPDLPAVIYNSPYYGFATRAELFFALRAEHPNLVGFKEFGGPPDLRYAAENITSRDDEVALMIGVDTAVFHGFVNCGASGAITGIGNVLPKEVLHLVGLSQAAAKGDVEARQSALELDAALAVLSSFDEGPDLVIYFKHMMVLKGAPEYELHFNETDALTDSQRGYAEAQLKLFDSWYAQWSRQPGVIARYAA
- a CDS encoding SDR family NAD(P)-dependent oxidoreductase, coding for MTERLAGKTALVTGAAQGIGKAIAARLAADGATVIVSDINAEGAKAAAAAIGGRARAIAADISDPASVKALFAEIQGLTGGVDILVNNASIVPFIAWDDVDLDHWRKIIDVNLTGTFIVTRAGTDQMRAAGKAGRVISIASNTFFAGTPNMAAYVAAKGGVIGFTRALATELGKYNITANAVTPGLIESDGVKASPHNEAFGFVEMLQAMKGKGQPEHIADVVSFLASEDARWITGQTLNVDAGMVRH